Below is a window of Blastocatellia bacterium DNA.
GCGCACTGGAGAGGCATTGGAAACCTCTATCCTGCGTCGCGTCGGAGCAGCCATCAAGGAGTTCAACCTTATCGAAGATGGGGACCGCATCCTTGTTGCAGTGTCAGGCGGAAAAGATAGTTGGACACTGCTGCATGTTCTCCGGTTGTTGCAGAGACGCGCCCCTGTCCGGTTTGACCTGGTGGCTGTGAATATTGATCAAGGCTATCCAGGATTTCGCCAGGACATCATTGAAGAGTACCTCAAGCGCGAGGGGTACTCATATTACATGGCGCAGAATCCGACGTACGAAATCATGCAGGAAAAGCTGGCATGGGGCACGACCGGGTGTAGTTTATGTTCGCGGCTGCGACGAGGAACGCTCTATCGCTTGGCCCAGCAGTTGGAGACAAATAAGATTGCCTTAGGCCATCATGCCGACGACCTGTTAGCGACAATGTTGCTCTCGATCTTCTTTCGGGGAGAGATTCGCACGATGCCGCCTCGGTTGGTGTCGGA
It encodes the following:
- the ttcA gene encoding tRNA 2-thiocytidine(32) synthetase TtcA gives rise to the protein MKGRLVQVKRDDPKRMRTGEALETSILRRVGAAIKEFNLIEDGDRILVAVSGGKDSWTLLHVLRLLQRRAPVRFDLVAVNIDQGYPGFRQDIIEEYLKREGYSYYMAQNPTYEIMQEKLAWGTTGCSLCSRLRRGTLYRLAQQLETNKIALGHHADDLLATMLLSIFFRGEIRTMPPRLVSDDQRNIVIRPLCHIFEAEIRQYAQEKGFPVISCASPFCEDETNLRPQMKELLDHLERRYPRLKNSMLASLGNVTLTHLLDKRYLNLDQSARGGDWSVDKSSAEQAALCETS